The genomic region TTGTTTTAGTCCTTGTTTTAAACTAGTTGATTTTAATTCTTTCTTATATTTTTCTTTTTTAGCTTGATTTTGTGTTTTTTGTATATGTTCTCTAGCTTCTCTATCTTTTTCTAGTGCTTTTTCTCTATCAATCCCATATTTTTCTTCTTTTGTCATACCTTTAGTTGCACCACTTTTATCAGTATTATCTAAAAAGTCTTCCATACTTTGTTTTCCTTTAGATTGATTTAGTGCACCTGATGTCATTGATAGATTTTTATTATCTATTGCCATTTCTCTTCTTTGATTTTCATCCATAAATAGATGGTTTTTGGAATCTTCATTGATTTCTTTTGCTGCTACTCTATGATCTAAATGTGATCTACCATCCTTATAGATTTCTTTACCTGTATATTCATCTATTAAAGGCCCTTCACATTGTAATCTTTTCTTTCGCTTTTCTTTAAAGCCTTTACCTTCATATTTTTTTCTATCAAAATTTTCATTACTTTCAACAAATTCTTTAGATTTATTTAAATCATCTTTAGTCGCTACAATTTGAGTAACATTTTCCCTATTATCTTTATCTGCATTTTTTATTAGCTTTGCTTGCTCTTCAAAGTTATGTAATGTTGTAACATTCCCTCCATTTATATCTTCTATCATAGCTTTAGATAATCCAAATGGTCCTATAATAGATTCTATAGCTGAATTTTTGCATGTATTTATTAGTTCCTCAATAGAATTTTCATCTATATTTTTGGATAACTCCTTCAATATTTTTTCTATGTCACCCTTTGATACTTCATTAACTTCATCTAAATCTAATATATCTGAATTAAAATTTTCTTCTATCTTATACCTATCATCTATTAATGAACTTATATAGTTACTACTAAATAAACCTATTTCAGATTTAGGAACTTCTAAATGACTACACTCTTTTTTTATAATTCTTAATCGTGGTTCTTTGTTTTTATTTTTAATAGCATCTATATTCAATAGCAATTCTAAATCTTTACTCATATTCATCCCCCAAGATTATATAACTGATTCTAAGTCAATTATACAAGCATACATATTTTTATATTTAGAAGCAATCAACATTAATAAGTTATTTAATACTTCCTTTTCTTCATTATTTAATTCATATTTTGCTATTCTAAGCGCCTCAGTCCACTCAACCGGGTTTTCAGATAGTTTGTTTAATATATCTTGTGTTTCATCTTTAATTAAATCACTTGATACTCCATATAATATGGTTTTTAAAAATTTCATATCCTCACTACCAAATTTTTCATTTATACTTATAGCTGAAACTCCTATAGCAAATAAAGACATCATTACTTTATCATCTTTTTTAAACTTACTTATAGTTGTTTCATATCTTGATTTTAATGTGTCATACTCAGCTTTTCTTTTTTCTATAATTATTTTATACTGGTCTTCTCTAACTTTATTTTCTGCTTTTAATCTACTCTCAATATCCTTTTTTTGTCTTTCTATTTCATTCTTCTCTTCTACTGATACTGCATATCCTAGAATTGCACCTACTCCAGCACCTACAGCTATGCCTGCACCTGTTATAAAAGTTGCCGCTCCAAAAAATGGTGACAATAGTATTCCTGTAATCCCAACAGCAGCTCCACCTATTACACCTGTGGCTGTTTTAACAAAATCCATTTTTATCTCTCCTATCTTTTATTATTTATTGTAGAACACATTTGTTGTGTCTAAAATTTTTACGTTACTTCATTTTTACTTGTCCTTTTTTTGATTTTCCTTCTTTATTTTTTTGTTTACCATAAAAGGACTTAACCATCCCAAAGCTGCTCCTGCCACTCCAGCAACTCTTGCAACGCCTCCAATTCCAACCCCTACTGCACCTATTGCACCTATTGGACCTAATAAAGCTCCTGCAAGTGCTGCCAACTGCGCTCCTCTAATTCCACCACTTGCAGTTGCAGCTATTGTTTCTACAACTTTCTTTATTTCTTCTTCTTTTTTACTATCACAATTTTCATTATCAAGTAAAAGAGTTATAACTTGTTGTAATACAATATTTTCTGGATTTTCTTTAATTTCATATTCCAAGACTGATCTAATTGCAATATACTGAGTCTGAGTTAATCTTACTTTGTTATTTTCAATATTGCTTATGGTCTGCTTTGTAACTCCAATTCTATTTCCTAAATCTTCAGCTGTCCATCCTGCGATTTTTCTAATTGAGTGCAAATGCTCTTGTAGGCTCTTTATTTGTTGTTCTATATCTATTTTATTAGTCAATTTACGCTCACTCCTTTTTCCATTTTATGTTAATTATATTAACATAAATAATTTTACCTTGTCAAATATTTTGACTAAATAAAATTATTTAACTCGGTTACTTTCTAGCCTTATAGTACTAGTTTATTGTGATTTTAAGCATAATAAAAAACGAATGTACTCATCCTAAGTGATACATTCGTTGGTATTACTATTCTTTTTCGTTTATTTTATAATTTACAAAATCTTTATCTAACATAAAACAAGTTTTAGTAAAATCTTTACTCAAAAAGTTATTATATGCATCATCTCCACCTTTACCCTTAGGCGCTATTTCTAAAACTTGATCTTCATATGACTTAGGATAAGGCAATTTAGATATATCTTTAGTCTTAATAGCTGTTTGAACCATTTCATATGAATGTTTAAATAAATCTATATCATAAGCATTAAATGTTAAACTTACTACATCTTTTAAAATCCTATCTCCATTTTTAAGCTTTTTCCCATCTTTTTTGCCTTCGTATCTAACAAGAATTATGTTAATTTCTTCAAAATACTCTGCCCAATCAGAATCTATCCAATCATCTTCAAATTCAGATAGATATAGATTTCTAAAAGATAGTCTTTCCATTGGATAGTTATTTTCATCTACAGGTATGTTTTTAATAATATAAGTTACTTTATTAAATACATCATCTATTTCTTTTAACTCTTTGTCTTTACCTACTATTCTGTCAGATATCATTTTATTTAGATTTTTAGGAATTGGGTCTCCTACTTCTAATTTAATTCCTGTTAAACGCTCCCAGATTTCTTTTTGATTTAGACCAAAATATGGAGATAGTTTTTCGGTTACATAACTATAAGCGGTTTTAAATTTAACTGGAATTTGCTTAGAAACGTCTATGCTTCTCAATATCCCTGTCATGTATCCATTTTTTAATGAATATGCTCTAGGCTTTGCTAGAATTTCTGATTTAGGTTGTTTAGTTTGATCGGTACCCTTAGCACCTTTAGTACATGCCCCTAGATATGCAGTATCACCTTCTGATAATAGATGTGCCTCTCCATTTAGAACTTTTTCTTTTATAATATTAAAGTCATTTTTAAATACCTCTTCATCTGCGCTCATATTATACAGTTGATAATGTTTTATTTCAAAGTTCCCGTAGTTATCCTTATTTTCATAGTCATATTCATACCATATAATTAATAATTTTTTATTTTTAAATAAAAGTTTGCTAAACTCAAACTCTTCTTCAATCATTTTACAATAATCAATCTTACTTAAAACTAATCTTTCTTTAGCTGATATAGAATTATCTTTATTTCTTTTAAATCCAGCAACTTTAAGTTCTATACCTATTTCAGAAAAATCCGCCTCTGGATTGCTATTAAGATCATATCCATAGAAACCTGTTT from Paraclostridium bifermentans harbors:
- a CDS encoding glycine zipper family protein → MDFVKTATGVIGGAAVGITGILLSPFFGAATFITGAGIAVGAGVGAILGYAVSVEEKNEIERQKKDIESRLKAENKVREDQYKIIIEKRKAEYDTLKSRYETTISKFKKDDKVMMSLFAIGVSAISINEKFGSEDMKFLKTILYGVSSDLIKDETQDILNKLSENPVEWTEALRIAKYELNNEEKEVLNNLLMLIASKYKNMYACIIDLESVI
- a CDS encoding helix-turn-helix transcriptional regulator, coding for MTNKIDIEQQIKSLQEHLHSIRKIAGWTAEDLGNRIGVTKQTISNIENNKVRLTQTQYIAIRSVLEYEIKENPENIVLQQVITLLLDNENCDSKKEEEIKKVVETIAATASGGIRGAQLAALAGALLGPIGAIGAVGVGIGGVARVAGVAGAALGWLSPFMVNKKIKKENQKKDK
- a CDS encoding Sau3AI family type II restriction endonuclease, which gives rise to MKFKTQEELLRFTKGILGKKFKDIDEQNLLATKKKDKGILGKVVETGFYGYDLNSNPEADFSEIGIELKVAGFKRNKDNSISAKERLVLSKIDYCKMIEEEFEFSKLLFKNKKLLIIWYEYDYENKDNYGNFEIKHYQLYNMSADEEVFKNDFNIIKEKVLNGEAHLLSEGDTAYLGACTKGAKGTDQTKQPKSEILAKPRAYSLKNGYMTGILRSIDVSKQIPVKFKTAYSYVTEKLSPYFGLNQKEIWERLTGIKLEVGDPIPKNLNKMISDRIVGKDKELKEIDDVFNKVTYIIKNIPVDENNYPMERLSFRNLYLSEFEDDWIDSDWAEYFEEINIILVRYEGKKDGKKLKNGDRILKDVVSLTFNAYDIDLFKHSYEMVQTAIKTKDISKLPYPKSYEDQVLEIAPKGKGGDDAYNNFLSKDFTKTCFMLDKDFVNYKINEKE